Proteins from one Deinococcus budaensis genomic window:
- a CDS encoding alpha-amylase family glycosyl hydrolase, giving the protein MKRFQKVGRLSALAALTLSLSACGVFQAPGRAPGPGTDVRDWRDEVIYFAMTDRFANGDPSNDNGAARGAGDHADRSNPLGWHGGDFAGLKAKIEEGYFKKMGFTALWISPVVLQVPAIVAQDKVNKGQLFAGYHGYWAEDFFQTDPHFGTLAEYKALVNVAHKNGLKIIQDIVVNHAGYGATLTKTNPEWFHTEAECQASPNPVVDCPLAGLPDFKQEVPEVTQYLNRFVNHWRSETGIDGLRIDTMKHVPDSYWRQFFAAGGAGDPRKIWSVGEVFDGNPAYLARFMDELGSPSVFDFALYFALKDQVSSAGGDLGRVADVFAQDGAYRDPTRLTTFVDNHDVRRFVSEVTERGGSAEQARERLDLALSLIYTSRGTPSVYQGSEIAQPGLGDPYDYELGKGNREDMNFAALAQSTLDERLAALAAARAKYRVLTRGAQQELWRPNGGAPILAYRRVATDNRGGQPVVVVINNGDAPVDLATLTGGGIPLLGTFANTPIQEITGRVTNLGLSDGKLVGMVPARTALAITAQAGSAAGTVNPRLPEVSGLTARAGDGAAELRWTASTDAAVTGYRIYARTAGGQERLLNFAPLPKTQTTFLARGLPNDAETTFRVVTVDAQGAESRGASVKATPSARNTVKVSFTVDARSQGNGPIELRRFDTGSQVEYPMTQASRGLWKTDIELPLFREIKFKFGNDGPGAKNSGYEGPGQGDRSYVVGSGDGSYSGTYDFIDKPVPGATVEGRVTGAGTPLGGALVEATTADPALNYALTFADGTYTLFAPAGAHTLKASAEGYAPGTRQATAPATGVDFDLTRAASGGTVVGKYRVDGDLGDWTAPKVSVQSPAEGVFGADNNWLTLRADSDAQYLYLAYTYRVSGNKAVVYLDFKDGGAAQADRFEAWRQAATFSGGMGGVDAFIPRYENQNAELRLVQSDTATPAVDAGRYTVATAGTLPAQTVELAVPWSALGLSGAPAGGVNVVGGIFGGDGYGAGDIIPDAGSTPPGANTIGSDAEQRRATFTQPLNVK; this is encoded by the coding sequence ATGAAACGCTTCCAGAAGGTGGGGCGCCTCAGTGCCCTGGCGGCCCTCACGTTGTCGCTGTCGGCCTGCGGCGTCTTTCAAGCCCCCGGCCGGGCGCCCGGACCCGGCACCGACGTCCGCGACTGGCGTGACGAGGTCATCTACTTCGCCATGACCGACCGCTTTGCCAACGGTGACCCCAGCAACGACAACGGCGCGGCGCGCGGGGCGGGCGACCACGCCGACCGCTCCAATCCGCTGGGCTGGCACGGCGGCGACTTCGCGGGCCTGAAGGCCAAGATCGAGGAAGGCTACTTCAAGAAGATGGGCTTCACGGCGCTGTGGATCAGTCCGGTGGTCCTCCAGGTTCCGGCCATCGTGGCGCAGGACAAGGTCAACAAGGGCCAGCTGTTTGCCGGGTACCACGGCTACTGGGCCGAGGACTTCTTCCAGACCGATCCCCACTTCGGCACGCTGGCGGAATACAAGGCGCTGGTGAACGTGGCGCACAAAAACGGCCTCAAGATCATCCAGGACATCGTGGTGAACCACGCGGGCTACGGCGCGACCCTCACGAAGACCAATCCCGAGTGGTTCCACACCGAGGCCGAGTGCCAGGCCAGCCCCAACCCGGTCGTGGACTGCCCGCTGGCGGGCCTCCCCGACTTCAAGCAGGAAGTGCCCGAGGTCACCCAGTACCTCAACCGGTTCGTGAACCACTGGCGCAGCGAGACTGGCATCGACGGCCTGCGGATCGACACCATGAAACACGTGCCGGACAGCTACTGGCGGCAGTTTTTCGCGGCGGGCGGCGCGGGCGATCCCCGCAAGATCTGGTCGGTGGGCGAGGTCTTTGACGGCAACCCGGCCTACCTCGCGCGCTTCATGGACGAGCTGGGATCGCCCAGCGTGTTCGACTTCGCGCTGTATTTCGCCCTCAAGGACCAGGTGAGCAGCGCAGGCGGCGACCTGGGGCGCGTGGCGGACGTGTTCGCGCAAGACGGCGCCTACCGCGACCCCACCCGCCTGACCACCTTCGTGGACAACCACGACGTGCGGCGCTTTGTCAGCGAGGTCACCGAGCGCGGCGGCAGCGCCGAGCAGGCCCGCGAGCGCCTGGACCTCGCGCTGAGCCTGATCTACACCTCGCGCGGCACGCCCAGCGTGTACCAGGGCAGCGAGATCGCGCAGCCGGGCCTGGGCGATCCCTATGACTACGAACTGGGCAAGGGCAACCGCGAGGACATGAACTTCGCCGCGCTGGCGCAGAGCACGCTGGACGAGCGGCTGGCGGCCCTGGCCGCTGCCCGCGCGAAATACCGGGTGCTGACGCGCGGGGCGCAGCAGGAGCTGTGGCGGCCGAATGGAGGCGCCCCGATCCTCGCCTACCGCCGGGTGGCGACCGACAACCGGGGCGGGCAGCCGGTGGTCGTGGTGATCAACAACGGGGACGCGCCCGTGGACCTCGCCACGCTGACGGGCGGCGGCATTCCGCTGCTGGGCACCTTCGCTAACACGCCGATCCAGGAAATCACGGGGAGGGTCACCAACCTCGGCCTCAGCGACGGCAAGCTCGTGGGCATGGTCCCCGCCCGCACGGCTCTTGCCATCACGGCCCAAGCGGGCAGCGCGGCGGGCACGGTCAACCCCCGCCTGCCGGAGGTGAGCGGGCTGACCGCGCGGGCCGGGGACGGCGCCGCCGAGCTGCGCTGGACGGCCAGCACGGACGCGGCCGTGACCGGCTACCGCATCTACGCGCGCACCGCGGGCGGTCAGGAACGGCTGCTGAACTTCGCGCCGCTGCCCAAAACCCAGACCACCTTCCTGGCGCGCGGCCTGCCCAACGACGCCGAGACGACCTTCCGGGTGGTCACGGTGGACGCGCAGGGCGCCGAGAGCCGGGGCGCCAGCGTGAAGGCCACGCCCAGCGCGAGGAACACGGTCAAGGTGAGCTTCACGGTGGACGCCCGCAGCCAGGGCAACGGCCCCATCGAGCTGCGGCGCTTCGACACGGGTTCGCAGGTCGAGTACCCCATGACCCAGGCTTCTCGCGGCCTCTGGAAGACGGACATCGAGCTGCCCCTCTTCCGCGAGATCAAGTTCAAGTTCGGCAACGACGGCCCCGGGGCGAAGAACAGCGGCTACGAGGGACCGGGTCAGGGCGACCGCTCCTACGTGGTGGGCAGCGGGGACGGCAGCTACAGCGGCACCTACGACTTCATCGACAAGCCGGTGCCGGGCGCGACGGTCGAAGGCCGGGTCACCGGAGCCGGGACCCCGCTGGGCGGCGCGCTGGTCGAGGCGACGACCGCCGACCCCGCGCTGAACTACGCCCTGACCTTTGCGGACGGGACCTACACCCTCTTTGCCCCGGCGGGGGCGCACACCCTGAAGGCGTCGGCGGAGGGCTACGCTCCCGGTACCCGGCAGGCCACCGCCCCGGCGACGGGCGTGGACTTCGACCTCACGCGCGCCGCCTCCGGGGGCACGGTGGTCGGGAAGTACCGCGTGGACGGCGATCTGGGCGACTGGACCGCCCCCAAGGTGAGCGTTCAGAGTCCCGCCGAGGGCGTCTTCGGGGCCGACAACAACTGGCTGACCCTGCGGGCCGACAGCGACGCGCAGTATCTGTACCTCGCCTACACCTACCGGGTGTCGGGCAACAAGGCGGTCGTGTACCTCGACTTCAAAGACGGCGGCGCCGCGCAGGCCGACCGCTTCGAGGCGTGGCGGCAGGCGGCGACCTTCAGCGGCGGCATGGGCGGCGTGGACGCTTTCATTCCCCGCTACGAGAACCAGAACGCCGAGCTGCGGCTGGTGCAGAGCGACACCGCCACGCCTGCCGTGGACGCGGGCCGCTACACCGTCGCCACGGCGGGCACCCTCCCGGCCCAGACCGTCGAGCTGGCGGTTCCCTGGTCGGCGCTGGGCCTGAGCGGCGCCCCGGCAGGCGGCGTCAACGTGGTGGGCGGCATTTTCGGCGGCGACGGCTACGGCGCGGGCGACATCATCCCCGACGCGGGCAGCACCCCGCCCGGCGCCAACACCATCGGCAGCGACGCCGAGCAGCGCCGCGCGACCTTCACCCAGCCCCTGAACGTGAAGTAA
- a CDS encoding DUF47 domain-containing protein: MVLSKFMPKNPQFSAKFAEAARNAHVTAQALVDLLENYTDVEVKVQRVRDLEHEGDRITREITNMLAESFIVPFDREDIIALNNELDDLVDDMEDAARKLSLYGVEKPLPQMARLARVVEQQCALLAQGMPLIESKDRIRDLAALAQQIRQLEDEGDLISDEVQRQLYDGVHDVPGMIRAMRGGEIVDLIEDASDQAQRVAKTVESILLKNA; this comes from the coding sequence ATGGTGCTGTCAAAATTCATGCCCAAGAACCCCCAATTCAGCGCGAAATTTGCTGAAGCCGCCCGCAACGCGCACGTCACCGCCCAGGCGCTGGTGGACCTGCTGGAGAACTACACCGACGTGGAGGTCAAGGTGCAGCGCGTCCGCGACCTGGAGCATGAGGGCGACCGCATCACCCGCGAGATCACCAACATGCTGGCCGAGTCCTTTATCGTGCCGTTTGACCGCGAGGACATCATCGCGCTGAACAACGAACTCGACGACCTGGTGGACGACATGGAGGACGCCGCGCGCAAGCTCAGCCTCTACGGGGTCGAAAAGCCCCTGCCGCAGATGGCGCGGCTGGCCCGGGTGGTCGAGCAGCAGTGCGCGCTGCTGGCGCAGGGGATGCCCCTGATCGAGAGCAAGGACCGTATCCGCGACCTTGCCGCGCTGGCGCAGCAGATTCGCCAGCTCGAAGACGAGGGTGACCTGATCAGCGACGAGGTGCAGCGCCAGCTGTACGACGGCGTCCACGACGTTCCCGGCATGATCCGGGCGATGCGCGGCGGCGAGATCGTGGACCTGATCGAGGACGCCTCCGACCAGGCGCAGCGCGTCGCCAAGACCGTCGAGAGCATCCTGCTCAAAAACGCCTGA
- a CDS encoding inorganic phosphate transporter yields the protein MDTLLIGFLVIIALALAFDFINGFHDTANAIATSVATKVLTPAQAIAMAAILNVVGALSGTAVAKTIATDIVPQDFATLELTGAALLSAILWNLFTWWKGLPSSSSHALIFSLVGAGVASGGWGIIIPRGVQKTLTGLVSSPALGFLVPIVFMALLSWLVLRWMRPRTVTRTFRWLQIVSAAFMAFSHGSNDAQKAMGIMTFALSAYLGTQIGEVPLWIILSAALAMGLGTSVGGWRIIKTMGFKVVDLKPVDGFVAEASAAAVITAATHLGIPVSTTHTISSSIMGVGTTKGFRKVKWQVAGRIAQAWVFTIPVCIALGWAIHKLILLTGV from the coding sequence ATGGATACGCTGCTTATCGGTTTTCTGGTCATCATTGCGCTGGCCCTCGCCTTTGACTTCATCAACGGCTTTCACGACACCGCCAACGCCATCGCCACCTCGGTCGCCACCAAGGTCCTCACGCCCGCCCAGGCCATCGCCATGGCCGCCATCCTCAACGTGGTGGGGGCACTCTCGGGCACGGCGGTCGCCAAGACCATCGCCACCGACATCGTGCCGCAGGATTTCGCCACCCTGGAGCTGACGGGGGCAGCGCTCCTGAGCGCGATCCTCTGGAACCTCTTCACCTGGTGGAAAGGGCTGCCCAGCAGTTCCAGCCACGCGCTGATCTTCAGTCTGGTGGGGGCGGGCGTCGCGTCGGGCGGCTGGGGCATCATCATTCCCCGGGGGGTGCAAAAAACGCTGACGGGGTTGGTCAGCAGCCCGGCGCTGGGCTTCCTCGTGCCCATCGTCTTCATGGCGCTGCTGTCATGGCTGGTGCTCAGGTGGATGCGCCCGCGCACGGTCACCCGCACCTTCCGCTGGCTCCAGATCGTCTCGGCGGCCTTTATGGCCTTTTCGCACGGCAGCAACGACGCGCAAAAGGCGATGGGCATCATGACGTTCGCCCTGAGCGCCTACCTGGGCACCCAGATCGGGGAAGTGCCGCTGTGGATCATCCTCTCGGCGGCCCTGGCGATGGGCCTGGGCACCAGCGTGGGCGGCTGGCGCATCATCAAGACGATGGGCTTCAAGGTGGTGGACCTCAAGCCTGTGGACGGCTTCGTGGCCGAGGCCAGCGCCGCCGCCGTCATCACCGCCGCGACCCACCTGGGGATTCCGGTGAGCACCACCCACACCATCTCCAGCTCGATCATGGGCGTGGGCACGACCAAGGGCTTTCGCAAGGTCAAGTGGCAGGTCGCCGGGCGCATCGCCCAGGCCTGGGTCTTCACCATCCCGGTGTGCATCGCGCTGGGCTGGGCGATTCACAAACTGATCCTGCTGACGGGCGTGTAG
- a CDS encoding acetyl-CoA hydrolase/transferase family protein: MNTMSAAPLQALLEDRRLPPDARVVVSGNHAVPWRLLELLDRTLPGYRLSALNAPQGLPRRDGVSYETSFVGPGMRGSARLSYTPARLSQVPLLFSTTRPPDVLLLHVSAPRGGRVSLGTEVYILPAAIEACQARGGLILAQLNPQMPYTFGDGEYPLALFDGLLEVDEALASPPARAGQTPGAAGAAARIGDLVAARVRDGATLQLGIGEVPDATLPGLSRRRRLGVWSEMFSDGLLHLDAAGALDPDRPVVSSFAFGSPELYRWLDGNERVVMRRTEVTNDPAQIAQQPQMTSVNTALQVDLFAQANASRIGARIHSGFGGQTDFIVGALHSPGGQALMALRSWHPKAQVSTIVPTLQEPTTSFQPTAVVTEQGVAEILGHDEKAQAAALIEQAAHPHAREHLWYEARRLGLT; the protein is encoded by the coding sequence ATGAACACCATGTCCGCCGCGCCGCTTCAGGCCCTGCTGGAAGACCGGCGCCTGCCCCCGGACGCCCGCGTGGTCGTCAGCGGCAACCACGCGGTGCCCTGGCGGCTGCTGGAACTGCTCGACCGCACCCTGCCCGGCTACCGCCTCAGCGCCCTGAACGCCCCGCAGGGCCTGCCGCGCCGGGACGGCGTGAGCTACGAGACCTCCTTCGTGGGACCGGGGATGCGCGGCAGCGCCCGGCTGAGTTACACCCCCGCGCGGCTCTCGCAGGTGCCGCTGCTGTTTTCCACCACCCGGCCGCCCGACGTGCTGCTGCTGCACGTGTCTGCCCCCCGGGGCGGGCGGGTGTCGCTGGGCACCGAGGTCTACATCCTCCCGGCGGCCATCGAGGCGTGCCAGGCACGCGGCGGGCTGATCCTCGCGCAGCTCAACCCCCAGATGCCCTACACCTTCGGGGACGGGGAGTATCCGCTGGCGCTTTTCGACGGCCTGCTGGAGGTGGACGAGGCGCTCGCCTCGCCCCCCGCGCGGGCGGGGCAGACGCCGGGGGCGGCCGGGGCGGCGGCGCGCATCGGTGACCTCGTGGCGGCGCGGGTGCGGGACGGCGCGACCCTGCAACTCGGCATCGGGGAGGTGCCCGACGCCACCCTGCCGGGCCTGAGCCGCCGCCGCCGTCTGGGCGTCTGGTCGGAGATGTTCAGTGACGGCCTGCTGCACCTGGATGCGGCGGGGGCGCTGGACCCGGATCGCCCGGTGGTCAGTTCCTTCGCCTTCGGGTCGCCAGAGCTGTACCGCTGGCTGGACGGCAACGAGCGGGTGGTCATGCGCCGCACCGAGGTCACCAACGACCCCGCCCAGATCGCCCAGCAACCGCAGATGACCAGCGTGAACACCGCGCTCCAGGTGGACCTGTTCGCCCAGGCCAACGCCAGCCGCATCGGGGCGCGCATCCACTCGGGCTTCGGCGGACAGACCGACTTCATCGTGGGGGCGCTGCACTCGCCCGGCGGCCAGGCCCTGATGGCGCTGCGCTCCTGGCACCCCAAGGCGCAGGTCTCCACCATCGTCCCCACCTTGCAGGAACCCACCACGTCCTTTCAGCCCACCGCCGTGGTCACCGAGCAGGGCGTCGCGGAGATTCTCGGCCACGACGAGAAGGCGCAGGCGGCGGCCTTGATCGAGCAGGCCGCCCACCCCCACGCCCGCGAGCACCTGTGGTACGAGGCGCGGCGGCTGGGCCTGACGTAG
- a CDS encoding type III pantothenate kinase: MAVSFPLLAVDIGNTSTVLGLADADLSLTHSWRVRTNREMLPDDLALQLHGLFALAGAGVPRAAVLSSVAPPVGQNYALALRRHFRVEALEVSAEALPDVTVDLDQPGSVGADRLANLFGVERYLGAHEYGVVVDFGTSTNFDVIGRGRRFLGGVLATGAQVSADALFARAAKLPRITLQAPASAIGKNTTHALQSGLVFGYAEMVDGLLRRIRAELPGDAVAVATGGFARTVEGLCREIDHYDETLTLRGLVELWASRPGVAAAGPPSSAGTF, from the coding sequence GTGGCCGTCTCCTTTCCCCTGCTTGCCGTGGACATCGGCAACACCAGCACGGTGCTGGGCCTCGCGGACGCCGACCTGAGCCTCACCCATTCCTGGCGGGTGCGGACCAACCGCGAGATGTTGCCCGACGACCTCGCCCTGCAACTGCATGGCCTGTTCGCGCTGGCGGGCGCCGGGGTGCCGCGCGCCGCCGTGCTGAGCAGCGTGGCGCCTCCCGTCGGGCAGAACTACGCGCTGGCCCTGCGGCGGCATTTCCGGGTCGAGGCCCTGGAGGTCAGCGCCGAGGCCCTGCCCGACGTGACGGTGGACCTCGACCAGCCGGGCAGCGTGGGGGCCGACCGCCTCGCCAACCTCTTCGGGGTGGAGCGGTACCTGGGCGCCCACGAGTACGGGGTCGTGGTGGATTTCGGCACCTCCACCAACTTCGACGTGATCGGGCGCGGGCGGCGCTTTCTGGGCGGGGTGCTGGCGACGGGCGCGCAGGTCAGCGCCGACGCCCTCTTTGCCCGCGCCGCCAAGCTGCCGCGCATCACCCTCCAGGCGCCGGCCAGCGCCATCGGCAAGAACACCACCCACGCCCTGCAATCCGGGCTGGTCTTCGGGTACGCCGAGATGGTGGACGGGCTGCTGCGCCGCATCCGCGCCGAGCTGCCCGGAGACGCCGTGGCGGTCGCCACCGGGGGCTTTGCCCGCACCGTCGAGGGCCTGTGCCGCGAGATCGACCACTACGACGAGACCCTGACCCTGCGCGGCCTGGTCGAGCTGTGGGCCAGCCGCCCCGGAGTGGCCGCCGCGGGGCCACCCTCCTCGGCGGGCACCTTCTGA